From one Triticum aestivum cultivar Chinese Spring chromosome 4B, IWGSC CS RefSeq v2.1, whole genome shotgun sequence genomic stretch:
- the LOC123089986 gene encoding F-box protein SKIP16, whose translation MALSNCKITQFAIQSASPCLSLPSPPPPAPPTLTPPKSHRATLMASPPTGPAAPAGLESMEGLALDTIIAKAGARPAAALACASTHLRAAVAEDAVWRSFCARDLGLDAPLDPEDRPLPSFKDAYKVWSESFGMYPLPLVKRVKLFWSSLKGWISENFPEALRTLSKGASEAQIRSAEDDLGFKLPMPTKLLYRFCNGQLPFSRNHFEDVRMAPLGIIGGYVFYDHSVNVHLSSLEQMVEETKEFNLDLEEQGLPIGPNLALVASSWYHPKTFILNCSSGDLYVGTANLSAGEMMPCVPKSLIKPTDSDMPQDGLLLWLEEHLRRLQNGMIKIRPLKTSRYICLYPEASPLCSSAVTNGVKVRASAVFAPEHPYGGHPGTYLYSYSIRLSVPEACMLGGVYFSSCQLHSRHWIIRCKDTVVSDVNGEGVIGKFPLLLPGQDEFVYESCTPLNGSSGSVEGSFTFVPGRVTQPEGKPFNVTVAPFPLQVPDYIF comes from the exons ATGGCTCTGTCCAACTGCAAGATCACCCAATTCGCGATC CAGTCAGCATCTCCGTGTCTCTCTCTGCCTTCCCCTCCACCGCCCGCCCCCCCTACTCTGACACCGCCAAAATCCCACCGCGCCACGCTGATGGCTTCGCCGCCGACGGGACCCGCGGCGCCGGCGGGTTTGGAGAGCATGGAGGGACTCGCCCTCGACACTATCATCGCCAAGGCCGGCGCGCGCCCCGCGGCCGCGCTCGCCTGCGCCAGCACGCACCtgcgcgccgccgtcgccgaggACGCCGTCTGGCGCAGCTTCTGCGCCCGAGACCTCGGCCTCGACGCGCCCCTAGACCCCGAGGACCGCCCGCTCCCCTCCTTCAAG GATGCATATAAAGTTTGGTCAGAGTCTTTTGGTATGTATCCATTACCCCTGGTAAAGAGAGTGAAACTTTTTTGGAGCTCATTAAAAGGCTGGATTTCTGAAAACTTCCCTGAAGCACTCAGAACTTTGAGTAAAGGTGCTTCTGAGGCTCAGATAAGATCAGCAGAAGATGATCTTGGTTTCAAGCTTCCTATGCCCACAAAGCTATTGTACCGCTTTTGCAATGGTCAACTGCCTTTCAGTAGAAACCACTTTGAGGATGTACGCATGGCTCCTCTTGGCATAATAGGAGGCTATGTGTTTTATGATCACAGTGTAAATGTGCACTTGTCATCTCTTGAGCAAATGGTCGAAGAGACAAAAGAATTTAATCTCGACTTGGAGGAACAAGGTCTTCCCATTGGGCCCAACCTTGCATTAGTGGCAAGTTCATGGTATCATCCTAAAACGTTTATTCTCAATTGTTCAAGTGGTGACCTTTACGTTGGCACTGCCAACTTATCAGCTGGAGAAATGATGCCATGCGTGCCAAAATCATTGATAAAGCCAACTGATAGTGATATGCCCCAAGATGGATTACTTTTGTGGTTGGAAGAGCACCTTAGGCGCTTACAGAATGGCATGATCAAGATTCGCCCGCTTAAGACGTCGAGGTATATCTGCTTATATCCAGAAGCATCCCCATTGTGTTCGTCAGCAGTGACAAATGGTGTAAAG GTACGTGCATCTGCAGTCTTTGCGCCAGAACATCCTTATGGGGGGCATCCGGGCACATATCTGTACAGCTATTCCATCCGCCTGTCAGTTCCTGAGGCATGCATGCTAGGTGGAGTTTACTTTTCTTCCTGCCAGCTTCACTCACGCCACTGGATCATCCGATGTAAAGACACGGTTGTTTCGGATGTGAATGGGGAAGGTGTTATTGGGAAG TTTCCTTTACTTTTACCAGGGCAGGACGAGTTTGTCTATGAGAGCTGCACGCCGCTGAATGGCAGTAGTGGATCTGTGGAGGGCTCCTTTACATTTGTGCCTGGGAG GGTGACCCAGCCAGAAGGAAAACCATTCAACGTCACGGTGGCTCCGTTCCCTCTGCAAGTACCCGACTACATCTTCTGA